A region of the Pseudomonas anguilliseptica genome:
GCCGAACGATCCTAGCTTGTGTGGTAGCTAAGCACGCTGTCCTGTTCCTTCAAGGCTTTGCGCATATCCGCTGGGATGCTGCCGGAGCGCATGGCAAGTTCCAGGCGGATGTCTTCAAGGCTTTGAGCAAAGGCTTGCGGGTCTGTGCGTTGAGCTGCACTGAGCACGCGGCTGTATGCAGTGGCGTCGCTGGCATCCAGCAGAGATAGAACAACCCCACCATCTGGGCGGGGTGGGCTGAATATAGCGCGCAGCGGGGCAAACAGCTGTTCAACGAGTTCGCGGTTAATGCTTTCCATGACCATGCTCCATCCTGAGGGTGATAGCTTCAGACCTCGAA
Encoded here:
- a CDS encoding DUF3509 domain-containing protein produces the protein MESINRELVEQLFAPLRAIFSPPRPDGGVVLSLLDASDATAYSRVLSAAQRTDPQAFAQSLEDIRLELAMRSGSIPADMRKALKEQDSVLSYHTS